The Chryseobacterium geocarposphaerae genome window below encodes:
- a CDS encoding GIY-YIG nuclease family protein produces the protein MYKTKGTHNYYIYILTNKNKTVLYIGVTNSLKERLYWHQNPDPVTRHFTHKYSCCHLIYYEDFKDIDEAIKREKQLKGWRREKKEILINEFNPEWKFLNNEI, from the coding sequence ATGTATAAAACCAAAGGAACACATAACTACTATATCTACATCCTTACCAACAAAAACAAAACGGTTTTATACATAGGTGTTACCAACAGCTTGAAAGAAAGGTTATACTGGCACCAAAACCCAGATCCGGTTACCCGGCATTTCACGCACAAGTATAGCTGCTGTCATCTGATCTACTATGAAGATTTTAAAGATATAGATGAAGCTATCAAGAGAGAAAAGCAGCTGAAAGGATGGAGAAGAGAAAAGAAAGAAATACTAATCAATGAATTTAATCCTGAATGGAAATTTTTAAATAATGAAATATGA
- a CDS encoding DNA-binding domain-containing protein — MPILHKIKAYLYDNFLTKDNPNDFIARTVSERSLNVKQICEAAVNRGGADVTAAAMEHATELFLKEMAYQLCDGYSINTGYFTAGTLIRGVFDSPSETFNSDKHTILFQFNQGEKLRAEIPNIEINILGVADSSSIILQVTDVKSGTVNDLLTPGKNLKISGNKIKIAGENPANGIFFVNTSTSTRTQVEINDIVTNNPSELIVVIPDLQPGTYQLEVVTQYSGGSNLLKEPRTTELKKELTVE; from the coding sequence ATGCCTATTTTACACAAAATTAAAGCATATCTATACGATAACTTTCTTACTAAAGATAATCCCAACGATTTTATAGCCCGCACTGTGAGCGAGCGTTCACTCAATGTAAAACAAATCTGTGAAGCTGCAGTTAATCGTGGCGGGGCTGATGTAACTGCTGCAGCGATGGAGCATGCTACCGAGCTGTTCCTGAAAGAAATGGCGTACCAGCTTTGTGATGGGTATTCCATTAATACAGGGTATTTCACGGCAGGTACACTGATCCGTGGAGTATTTGACAGCCCTTCCGAGACCTTCAACAGTGATAAACATACCATTCTTTTTCAGTTTAATCAGGGGGAAAAGTTAAGAGCAGAAATTCCGAATATTGAAATCAATATTCTGGGAGTGGCAGACTCATCTTCTATCATTCTGCAGGTGACTGATGTTAAAAGCGGCACGGTGAACGATCTTCTGACACCGGGAAAAAACCTGAAAATCAGTGGAAACAAGATTAAAATAGCAGGAGAAAACCCGGCGAACGGGATATTCTTCGTGAATACCTCCACCAGCACTCGTACACAGGTAGAGATAAATGATATCGTTACCAATAATCCTTCCGAGCTTATTGTAGTAATCCCGGATCTTCAACCGGGTACTTATCAGTTGGAAGTCGTTACTCAGTATTCAGGGGGAAGTAATTTACTGAAAGAGCCTCGAACCACAGAGTTGAAAAAAGAGCTTACTGTAGAATAA